In Populus nigra chromosome 10, ddPopNigr1.1, whole genome shotgun sequence, the following proteins share a genomic window:
- the LOC133704323 gene encoding uncharacterized protein LOC133704323, with translation MQLQQCIVLKLLYKYLYIVLLQYWQMIEPDTKLSLKLLVDKNANKVLFAEAGKDFVDFLFNLLSLPVGTVIRLITNATMVGCIGNLYQSIENLDQTYMQPNQNKDLLLKPHVPNHVANVPILLPDTNQAERKSCMCVKQCRCTTDCKDTICATCRNPMCYEVKFVGENNSTADSTSEGGYVKGLVTYMVTDDLSVSPMSMISGVAQLNKFNVRDFGALEERMAEFGINGGL, from the exons ATGCAGCTACAGCAATGTATTGTGCTGAAATTACTTTATAAATACCTGTACATTGTTCTTTTGCAGTACTGGCAAATGATAGAGCCAGATACCAAACTGAGCTTGAAGTTATTGGTTGACAAGAATGCCAACAAAGTCCTCTTTGCAGAAGCTGGAAAAGATTTTGTGGACTTTCTATTCAACCTCCTTTCCTTGCCTGTGGGTACCGTGATTAGGCTTATCACAAACGCAACCATGGTTGGCTGCATTGGAAATCTTTACCAGAGCATTGAAAACCTCGATCAAACTTACATGCAGCCTAATCAAAATAAGGATTTGCTTTTAAAGCCCCATGTGCCAAACCATGTTGCTAATGTGCCTATCTTGTTGCCTGACACTAATCAAGCCGAGAGAAAGTCGTGCATGTGTGTGAAGCAATGCCGGTGTACCACAGACTGTAAAGACACCATTTGTGCTACTTGCAGAAATCCAATGTGTTATGAGGTGAAGTTTGTTGGTGAGAATAATTCTACTGCTGATTCAACCAGTGAGGGAGGATATGTGAAGGGATTGGTTACATACATGGTGACTGATGATTTGTCGGTGTCACCAATGTCAATGATATCCGGTGTTGCTCAGCTAAACAAGTTCAATGTTAGGGATTTTGGCGCTCTTGAGGAAAGGATGGCTGAGTTTGGGATCAATGGT GGTCTGTAA
- the LOC133705518 gene encoding aquaporin TIP1-2 isoform X2: MPINRIAVGTPGEASHPDSLRAALAEFISMLIFVFAGSGSGMAFNKLTDSASTTPAGLVAAALAHAFALFVAVSVGANISGGHVNPAVTFGALIGGNITLLRSILYWIAQLLGSVVACLLLKFSTGGLETPAFGLSSGVGAWNAVVFEIVMTFGLVYTVYATAVDPKKGNLGIIAPIAIGFIVGANILAGGAFDGASMNPAVSFGPAVVSWTWTNHWVYWLGPFIGAGIAALVYDNIFIGMDGSLFNCVLPVESMEMFGFL; this comes from the exons ATGCCTATCAATAGAATTGCAGTTGGAACACCTGGAGAGGCAAGCCATCCAGATTCACTGAGGGCTGCTTTGGCAGAGTTCATCTCCAtgcttatttttgtatttgccGGTTCAGGATCTGGCATGGCTTTTA ACAAATTGACAGACAGTGCTTCGACTACTCCTGCTGGACTAGTAGCAGCCGCGTTGGCACACGCATTTGCACTCTTTGTGGCTGTTTCGGTTGGTGCTAACATTTCTGGAGGTCATGTGAATCCTGCTGTGACCTTTGGTGCCCTTATTGGAGGAAACATCACCCTGTTGAGGAGCATTTTGTATTGGATTGCACAGTTGCTAGGATCTGTTGTTGCTTGCTTGCTTCTTAAGTTCTCCACCGGTGGATTG GAAACACCAGCTTTTGGGCTATCATCAGGGGTGGGGGCATGGAACGCTGTAGTTTTTGAGATTGTGATGACCTTTGGACTAGTATACACTGTGTATGCCACAGCGGTGGATCCGAAGAAGGGAAATTTGGGAATTATTGCTCCTATTGCAATTGGTTTCATAGTTGGTGCCAACATCTTAGCTGGTGGTGCTTTTGATGGTGCATCCATGAACCCAGCTGTCTCTTTTGGTCCTGCTGTCGTGAGCTGGACCTGGACTAACCACTGGGTTTACTGGCTTGGTCCATTCATTGGTGCTGGCATTGCTGCCCTTGTCTATGACAACATTTTCATTGGCA TGGATGGTTCCttgtttaattgtgttttaccTGTTGAATCAATGGAAatgtttggttttctttga
- the LOC133705518 gene encoding aquaporin TIP1-3 isoform X1: MPINRIAVGTPGEASHPDSLRAALAEFISMLIFVFAGSGSGMAFNKLTDSASTTPAGLVAAALAHAFALFVAVSVGANISGGHVNPAVTFGALIGGNITLLRSILYWIAQLLGSVVACLLLKFSTGGLETPAFGLSSGVGAWNAVVFEIVMTFGLVYTVYATAVDPKKGNLGIIAPIAIGFIVGANILAGGAFDGASMNPAVSFGPAVVSWTWTNHWVYWLGPFIGAGIAALVYDNIFIGSGGHEPLPTNDF; this comes from the exons ATGCCTATCAATAGAATTGCAGTTGGAACACCTGGAGAGGCAAGCCATCCAGATTCACTGAGGGCTGCTTTGGCAGAGTTCATCTCCAtgcttatttttgtatttgccGGTTCAGGATCTGGCATGGCTTTTA ACAAATTGACAGACAGTGCTTCGACTACTCCTGCTGGACTAGTAGCAGCCGCGTTGGCACACGCATTTGCACTCTTTGTGGCTGTTTCGGTTGGTGCTAACATTTCTGGAGGTCATGTGAATCCTGCTGTGACCTTTGGTGCCCTTATTGGAGGAAACATCACCCTGTTGAGGAGCATTTTGTATTGGATTGCACAGTTGCTAGGATCTGTTGTTGCTTGCTTGCTTCTTAAGTTCTCCACCGGTGGATTG GAAACACCAGCTTTTGGGCTATCATCAGGGGTGGGGGCATGGAACGCTGTAGTTTTTGAGATTGTGATGACCTTTGGACTAGTATACACTGTGTATGCCACAGCGGTGGATCCGAAGAAGGGAAATTTGGGAATTATTGCTCCTATTGCAATTGGTTTCATAGTTGGTGCCAACATCTTAGCTGGTGGTGCTTTTGATGGTGCATCCATGAACCCAGCTGTCTCTTTTGGTCCTGCTGTCGTGAGCTGGACCTGGACTAACCACTGGGTTTACTGGCTTGGTCCATTCATTGGTGCTGGCATTGCTGCCCTTGTCTATGACAACATTTTCATTGGCAGTGGTGGACATGAGCCCCTTCCCACCAATGATTTCTAA
- the LOC133704310 gene encoding uncharacterized protein LOC133704310: MANSKISLKLLIDTNRNQVVFAEAGKDFVDFLLRLLSLPVGRVVRLIKKSAMTGCIANLYESLESLNESYLQPNQNKDSLPCPIIVTKVTNSSFLLPYSNKKPENQKLYYCSQHPGYVSDVFNSICSHCASPGYPRYRNQKKKFLGTSDSTTSSAKPNGEEGYVKALVTYMVTNDLSVSPMSMVSGVGLLNKFNIKDFGVLVEKVVDFGIDEGIELLKASLLSKDALTAVFLKQKVRDVASRRKRGDDAAKNYHMNVDAMTVNMLNSIQFYLLAGV; this comes from the exons ATGGCAAACTCCAAAATCAGCTTGAAGCTTCTTATTGACACAAACCGTAACCAAGTCGTCTTCGCTGAAGCAGGAAAAGACTTCGTGGATTTTCTGCTTCGCCTCCTCTCCTTGCCTGTGGGTAGAGTTGTTAGGCTCATCAAAAAATCAGCCATGACTGGCTGCATAGCAAATCTATATGAGAGTCTTGAAAGCCTGAATGAATCGTACCTGCAGCCTAACCAAAACAAGGATTCTCTTCCGTGTCCCATTATAGTAACTAAAGTCACCAATTCCAGCTTCCTGCTTCcttactcaaataaaaaacctgaaaaCCAGAAGTTATACTATTGCTCACAGCATCCAGGGTACGTGTCAGATGTTTTTAACTCTATTTGTAGTCACTGCGCATCACCAGGCTATCCTCGTTAtagaaatcaaaaaaagaagtttcTTGGTACGAGTGATTCTACCACTTCCTCGGCTAAACCAAATGGCGAGGAAGGTTACGTGAAGGCCTTGGTTACATATATGGTAACGAATGATTTGTCCGTGTCTCCAATGTCAATGGTGTCTGGTGTTGGTCTGCTAAACAAGTTCAATATCAAGGATTTTGGTGTACTTGTGGAGAAGGTTGTTGACTTTGGGATTGATGAG GGGATTGAATTGCTGAAGGCTTCTCTTTTGTCAAAGGATGCTCTGACTGCTGTTTTTCTAAAGCAGAAGGTCAGAGATGTTGCATCAAGACGTAAAAGAG GCGATGATGCTGCAAAGAATTACCATATGAACGTTGATGCCATGACGGTGAATATGCTTAATAGCATACAGTTCTATTTGCTTGCTGGGGTATGA
- the LOC133704836 gene encoding F-box protein At2g39490, producing the protein MDDLISSLPDEILFRIFSSLPFESAAQTIFLSNRWRLLWETALVQHGTEEDVANAMSGFLANFDEKDPSKNTRKFRFHFCNGSVLLVIIARNGSLRLHFSTGKQEFPQQFGLQLEFNHQNLASQPSPSSFYVKSLHLMSVTYLTNEVVSSIMTNFQILETLKITCCNCLQSLSIGSDTKLLSLTIFDCPQLKSLHIRSYKLRTFRYRGPLPWFRPEYHFNLADALLDSRQGPGYSSFSGRDFDSVLLTIKNVKVLTLCKWTFEALICPSLSTLLADFQFYNLKELWWIDNSNKRYDGGEALISFLKLCPSLQQLFVTIDPKSYFMKSSSKYSIRAGRNTQLHHLKLVKLDGFENQADEVLLAERIGKVVTTEPLILTSSDLICLRKFVEVSSNQSKQNSTDKLEEVAPQSCERKCSYKFVEVQDTKELHPKHVHMGL; encoded by the exons ATGGATGATTTGATCAGTAGTTTACCAGATGAGATCCTTTTCCGCATCTTTTCTTCACTCCCCTTTGAATCCGCCGCACaaacaatttttctttcaaaccgATGGAGGCTTCTGTGGGAGACTGCTTTAGTGCAACATGGCACTGAAGAGGATGTTGCTAATGCAATGTCTGGCTTCCTTGCCAATTTTGACGAGAAAGATCCATCAAAGAATACCAGGAAGTTTCGGTTCCACTTTTGCAATGGTAGTGTCCTCTTGGTTATCATTGCACGTAATGGCAGCCTTCGTCTCCATTTCTCTACTGGGAAACAAGAGTTTCCTCAGCAATTTGGCTTGCAATTAGAGTTCAATCATCAAAACCTAGCCAGCCAACCATCTCCGTCTTCCTTTTATGTTAAAAGTCTTCATCTGATGTCAGTGACCTATCTTACTAATGAGGTAGTTTCTTCCATAATGACAAACTTTCAGATTCTTGAGACCTTGAAAATCACTTGCTGCAATTGTTTGCAATCTTTAAGTATTGGCTCTGATACAAAGCTTTTAAGCTTAACCATTTTCGACTGTCCACAACTAAAATCTCTCCACATCAGATCTTATAAGCTTCGCACTTTCCGCTATCGAGGACCGCTACCTTGGTTTAGGCCTGAATATCACTTTAACCTGGCTGATGCCTTGCTTGATTCCAGACAAGGCCCTGGCTACAGTAGCTTCTCTGGCCGTGACTTTGACTCGGTTCTATTGACTATAAAGAACGTAAAAGTGCTTACTCTATGCAAATGGACTTTTGAG GCGTTGATCTGCCCATCGCTATCCACATTACTTGCAGATTTCCAattctataatttaaaagagTTGTGGTGGATTGATAATTCAAACAAAAGATATGATGGCGGCGAAGCTTTAATCTCTTTCCTGAAATTATGTCCTTCGTTGCAGCAGCTCTTCGTGACA ATTGATCCTAAAAGCTACTTCATGAAAAGCAGCAGTAAATATTCTATACGAGCGGGCAGGAATACGCAACTGCATCATCTAAAACTGGTTAAATTAGACGGATTTGAAAATCAAGCAGATGAAGTACTCTTGGCAGAACGTATAGGAAAGGTTGTCACTACCGAGCCACTTATCCTAACATCATCAGATCTGATTTGCTTGCGAAAATTTGTTGAGGTAAGCTCAAACCAATCAAAGCAGAACAGTACAGACAAATTGGAAGAGGTAGCGCCCCAGTCATGTGAAAGGAAGTGTTCTTATAAATTTGTGGAAGTTCAGGATACGAAGGAACTGCATCCTAAACATGTTCATATGGGTCTGTGA
- the LOC133705517 gene encoding ABC transporter B family member 20, protein MMISRGLFGWSPPHIQPLTPVSEVSEPPESPSPYLDTSAEAAAAAAAAAQAEAEEEIEEAEEMEPPPAAVPFSGLFACADRLDWGLMIVGSLAAAAHGTALVVYLHYFGKIIGVLRIAPEEERFDRFTDLAMHIVYLAVGVFAAGWIEVSCWILTGERQTAVIRSKYVQVLLNQDMSFFDTYGNNGDIVSQVLSDVLLIQSALSEKVGNYIHNMATFFSGLAIGFVNCWQIALITLATGPFIVAAGGISNIFLHRLAESIQDAYAEAASIAEQAVSYSRTLYAFTNETLAKYSYATSLQATLRYGILISLVQGLGLGFTYGLAICSCALQLWVGRFLVTSHKAHGGEIVTALFAIILSGLGLNQAATNFYSFDQGRIAAYRLFEMISRSSSTVNQDGNNLVAVQGNIEFRNVYFSYLSRPEIPILSGFYLTVPAKKTVALVGRNGSGKSSIIPLMERFYDPNLGEVLLDGENIKNLKLEWLRSQIGLVTQEPALLSLSIRDNIVYGRDATLDQIEEAAKIAHAHTFISSLEKGYETQVGRAGLALTEEQKIKLSIARAVLLNPTILLLDEVTGGLDFEAERAVQEALDLLMLGRSTIIIARRLSLIRNADYIAVMEEGQLVEMGTHDELITLNGLYAELLKCEEAAKLPRRMPVRNYKETAAFQVEKDPSTGHSYQEPSSPKIARSPSLQRAPGIFRPPDSMFNSQESPKVLSPPPEKMMENGLPLDGADKEPSIRRQDSFEMRLPELPKIDVQSAHRQTSNGSDPESPVSPLLTSDPKNERSHSQTFSRPHSHSDDVPIKVKESKDTKHLEEPSFWRLAELSLAEWLYAVLGSIGAAIFGSFNPLLAYVISLIVTAYYGRDLQQDINRWCLIIAIMGMVTVVANFLQHFYFGIMGEKMTERVRRMMFSAMLRNEVGWFDEEDNGADTLSMRLANDATFVRAAFSNRLSIFIQDSAAVIVAVVIGVLLQWRLALVALATLPVLTVSAIAQKLWLAGFSRGIQEMHRKASLVLEDSVRNIYTVVAFCAGNKVMELYRLQLQKIFKQSFFLGMAIGFGFGFSQFLLFACNALLLWYTAYSVKNHNVNLHTALKEYMVFSFATFALVEPFGLAPYILKRRKSLISVFEIIDREPKIDPDDNSALKPPNVYGSIELKNVDFCYPTRPEMLVLSNFSLKVNGGQTVAVVGVSGSGKSTIISLIERFYDPVAGQVLLDGRDLKLYNLRWLRNHLGLVQQEPIIFSTTIRENIIYARHNASEAEIKEAARIANAHHFISSLPHGYDTHVGMRGVDLTPGQKQRIAIARVVLKNAPILLLDEASSSIESESSRVVQEALDTLIMGNKTTILIAHRTAMMRHVDNIVVLNGGRIVEEGAHDSLMAKNGLYVRLMQPHFGKGLRQHRLI, encoded by the exons ATGATGATCTCCAGGGGATTATTCGGATGGTCCCCGCCGCATATACAACCGTTGACGCCGGTCTCCGAGGTTTCCGAGCCGCCGGAGAGTCCGTCTCCGTACTTAGATACCAGTGCGGAGGCGGCCGCGGCTGCTGCTGCGGCGGCTCAAGCGGAAGCAGAGGAGGAGATCGAGGAGGCTGAGGAGATGGAGCCGCCGCCAGCTGCTGTTCCTTTCTCCGGGTTGTTTGCTTGTGCTGATAGGTTAGATTGGGGGCTCATGATCGTTGGGTCGCTTGCAGCGGCTGCGCACGGGACTGCTCTTGTTGTTTACTTGCATTACTTTGGGAAGATTATTGGGGTTTTGAGGATTGCGCCGGAGGAGGAGCGATTTGACAGGTTTACTGAT CTTGCTATGCACATTGTTTATTTAGCCGTGGGAGTTTTTGCTGCTGGTTGGATTG AGGTTTCCTGCTGGATTTTAACTGGGGAACGTCAGACCGCGGTCATCAGGTCAAAGTATGTTCAGGTATTGCTCAATCAGGACATGAGCTTTTTCGATACATATGGGAATAACGGGGATATTGTTAGCCAAGTATTGAGTGACGTGCTCCTCATTCAATCTGCATTGAGTGAAAAG GTTGGAAATTATATTCATAATATGGCTACATTTTTCAGTGGTCTTGCTATTGGATTTGTCAACTGCTGGCAAATTGCACTAATAACATTAGCCACTGGCCCATTCATTGTTGCTGCTGGAGGTATCTCAAATATATTTCTTCATAGGCTTGCTGAGAGCATTCAAGATGCATATGCTGAAGCTGCTAGCATTGCTGAACAG GCAGTCTCTTATAGTAGGACCTTGTATGCATTCACAAATGAAACTCTGGCAAAGTATTCATATGCAACATCACTACAAGCAACTTTGAGATATGGTATTTTGATTAGCCTTGTTCAAGGACTTGGGCTTGGTTTTACATATGGGCTTGCAATATGTTCTTGTGCCTTGCAACTTTGGGTTGGAAGGTTTCTGGTTACAAGTCATAAAGCTCATGGTGGTGAAATAGTAACAGCCCTGTTTGCTATAATTTTAAGTGGCCT TGGGCTGAATCAAGCTGCAACCAATTTCTATTCATTTGACCAAGGACGAATTGCTGCATATAGACTCTTTGAGATGATAAGTCGGTCATCCTCCACAGTTAATCAGGATGGGAACAACCTAGTGGCAGTGCAAGGAAATATCGAGTTTCGAAATGTTTATTTTAGCTATCTGTCTCGTCCTGAGATTCCCATCTTGAGTGGATTTTACCTCACTGTACCAGCTAAAAAGACAGTGGCTCTTGTTGGAAGAAATGGTTCTGGAAAGAGCAGCATTATCCCACTCATGGAGCGCTTTTATGATCCTAACTTAG GAGAAGTTCTTCTTGATGGAGAGAATATTAAAAACCTGAAACTGGAATGGCTCAGAAGCCAAATAGGGCTGGTCACCCAGGAACCTGCCTTGCTGAGTTTGAGTATAAGAGATAATATTGTATATGGACGAGATGCTACTTTGGATCAGATTGAGGAAGCTGCCAAAATAGCACATGCACACACATTTATCAGTTCACTTGAAAAAGGCTACGAGACACAG GTCGGTAGGGCTGGTTTAGCATTGACTGAGGAGCAGAAAATTAAACTTTCTATTGCCAGGGCAGTGCTTTTAAATCCAACAATTCTTCTGCTTGATGAGGTTACTGGTGGACTTGATTTTGAAGCTGAGAGAGCAGTTCAAGAGGCACTAGATCTTCTCATGTTGGGACGTTCAACCATTATAATAGCTAGACGTCTTAGTCTAATTAGGAATGCTGATTATATAGCTGTAATGGAGGAGGGTCAGCTTGTTGAAATGGGTACACATGATGAATTAATAACCTTAAATGGTCTATATGCAGAGCTTCTCAAATGCGAAGAAGCAGCAAAACTTCCAAGGAG GATGCCAGTTAGAAACTACAAGGAGACTGCTGCTTTCCAGGTTGAAAAGGATCCTTCCACAGGCCACAGCTATCAAGAACCATCCTCCCCTAAAATAGCCAGGTCACCATCACTTCAGAGAGCTCCTGGTATATTTCGGCCTCCGGATAGCATGTTTAATTCACAAGAATCACCAAAAGTTCTCAGCCCACCACCAGAGAAGATGATGGAAAACGGTCTTCCCTTGGATGGAGCTGATAAGGAACCATCAATAAGAAGGCAGGATAGTTTTGAAATGAGACTACCTGAATTACCCAAGATTGATGTCCAGTCTGCACATAGACAGACATCAAATGGTTCAGACCCTGAATCCCCTGTTTCCCCACTTTTGACATCCGATCCTAAAAATGAGCGTTCCCACTCACAGACTTTCAGTCGACCCCACAGTCACTCAGATGATGTTCCAATTAAAGTGAAGGAATCAAAGGATACAAAGCATCTGGAAGAACCATCATTTTGGAGACTAGCAGAGCTTAGTTTGGCAGAGTGGCTTTATGCTGTTTTAGGAAGCATTGGTGCTGCTATTTTTGGTTCTTTCAATCCACTACTTGCTTATGTTATTTCACTGATAGTGACTGCTTATTATGGACGAGACTTGCAGCAGGATATAAACAGGTGGTGCTTGATAATTGCCATCATGGGTATGGTGACTGTTGTTGCCAATTTCTTGCAGCACTTCTATTTTGGTATCATGGGAGAGAAAATGACTGAACGTGTCCGCAGAATGATGTTTTCAG CAATGCTGCGGAATGAAGTCGGATGGTTCGATGAAGAGGATAATGGTGCTGACACATTATCCATGCGCTTGGCAAATGATGCTACTTTTGTAAGAGCTGCATTCAGCAACCGACTTTCAATATTTATACAGGACAGTGCTGCAGTTATTGTGGCTGTTGTCATTGGGGTGCTGCTTCAGTGGCGATTGGCTCTTGTAGCACTGGCAACCTTGCCAGTTCTCACTGTCTCTGCAATTGCACAG AAGTTGTGGCTTGCTGGATTTTCCAGGGGCATCCAGGAGATGCACAGAAAGGCATCATTGGTCCTTGAGGATTCTGTTAGAAACATTTATACAGTTGTGGCATTCTGTGCGGGTAATAAAGTAATGGAGCTCTACAGATTGCAACTGCAGAAAATATTTAAGCAGAGTTTTTTCCTTGGAATGGCcattggttttggatttggtttttCTCAGTTTCTTCTTTTCGCCTGTAATGCCCTTCTTCTCTGGTACACTGCATACTCTGTAAAGAATCACAATGTGAATCTTCATACGGCTCTCAAGGAGtatatggttttttcttttgcaacaTTTGCACTGGTGGAGCCTTTTGGATTGGCTCCCTACATTCTTAAGCGGCGAAAATCTCTTATTTCAGTATTTGAAATTATAGATCGAGAACCTAAGATTGACCCAGATGATAACTCAGCACTGAAGCCTCCAAATGTTTATGGAAGCATTGAGTTGAAGAATGTGGATTTCTGTTATCCAACTCGTCCAGAAATGTTGGTATTGAGCAATTTCAGTCTCAAGGTGAATGGAGGACAAACTGTAGCTGTGGTGGGAGTTTCAGGGTCTGGAAAAAGCactataatttctttaattgaaagattttatGATCCAGTTGCCGGTCAGGTCCTACTGGATGGCCGGGatttaaaactttataatttgagaTGGTTGAGGAACCATCTTGGTCTTGTTCAGCAGGAACCGATTATCTTCTCAACAACTATAagagaaaatattatatatgctaGGCACAATGCAAGCGAGGCTGAGATAAAAGAGGCTGCAAGAATTGCTAATGCTCACCATTTCATCAGTAGTCTGCCTCATGGTTATGACACACATGTGGGAATGAGGGGCGTGGACCTTACCCCAGGGCAGAAGCAGAGAATTGCAATTGCTCGAGTGGTGTTGAAGAATGCACCCATCTTGTTATTGGATGAAGCCAGCTCATCCATCGAATCTGAATCAAGTCGAGTGGTACAAGAGGCACTAGATACTCTTATTATGGGAAACAAAACTACCATTTTGATAGCTCATAGAACTGCAATGATGAGGCATGTTGACAACATTGTGGTTCTTAATGGAGGACGAATTGTCGAGGAAGGGGCCCATGATTCTTTGATGGCAAAGAATGGTTTGTATGTCCGTCTGATGCAACCCCACTTTGGAAAGGGTTTGCGACAACATCGGTTGATTTAA
- the LOC133705568 gene encoding large ribosomal subunit protein uL23-like: protein MSPARADASKKPDAKAQAQKAARAVKSGPTFKKTKKIRTKVTFHRPRTLKKERNPKYPRISATPRNKLDHYQILKYPLTTESAMKKIEDNNTLVFIVDIRADKKKIKAAVKKMYDIQTKKVNTLIRPDGTKKAYVRLTPDYDALDVANKIGII from the exons ATGTCTCCAGCTAGAG CTGATGCTTCCAAAAAGCCTGATGCAAAGGCACAAGCCCAGAAGGCTGCCAGGGCTGTGAAATCAGGGCCaacatttaagaaaacaaagaagatcCGTACAAAGGTTACATTTCACCGTCCCCGGACAttgaaaaaggagagaaacCCCAAGTATCCACGCATCAGTGCAACTCCTAGAAATAAGTTGGACCACTATCAGATTCTGAAGTACCCACTTACTACTGAGTCTGCAATGAAAAAGATTGAGGACAACAATACCCTGGTGTTCATTGTTGACATTCGTGCTgacaagaagaaaatcaaagctGCAGTCAAGAAGATGTATGACATTCAGACCAAGAAAGTGAACACTTTGATCAG GCCTGATGGAACTAAGAAGGCATATGTCAGGCTGACTCCTGATTATGATGCATTGGATGTGGCAAACAAGATTGGCATCATataa